From the Acidimicrobiales bacterium genome, the window CCTGGTCTCGAACACGCCGAGGGTGATGCACGAGGTGGCCGCGTGGAGTTCGGCGTCCTCGGTGTCGCAGTCGACCTCGACGCAGGGCTTCCAGGTGGCCGGGTCGTCGGGGTCGACGGCCTCGTCCATCGCCGCCGTGTAGATGACCGCCGAGCCGGCGAGGTCGGCGACGGTCATCGGCTCGACGGCGGTCACCCGGCCGCGGGGGGCCTGCATGTCGACCATGGCGTCGCGGAACGGGCGGACGTCGGTGCCCCAGACGGGGACGTCGTAGATCGGCTGGGCGGGGGCGCAGCCGAAGCCGCCGGCGGCGGCGAGGGCGGTCGGGTCCGGTCCTGCCGCTGCGGCCTGGAGGGCGGCGATCCGTTCGGCGTTGACGACCGGGCTGTCCGTGAACCGCCGGTCCTCGGGGTACTCGATGACCGCCTCGCCGACGGTGCGCTGCCCGTCGCGGGCGCCCATCCGGTGGGCCATGTCGGCGGCGGCGGCGAACAGGTCGGCGGTGGTCGCCTGCCCGGTGCGGCCGGTGGCGGCGCCGACGGCGAGGCGGACCTCGGTCCGGCCCCGGCCGTGGGTGGCCGCGCCGGGGTCGGCGGTCGCGGCGGTGGGCCTGCGGCCGGTGGCGGCCTGCCGACGGGCGACGGCGGCGACCGTGGGCCGACGGCGGGGGGTCGGGGTCGCGGCGGCGGCGACCGGTTCGGGCGTGTCGGCCGTCGCGTCGTCCTCGCCGTTCGCCGCGTCGCCGTCCTCGCCCTCGTCGTCGCCCGTGTTGGCCTCGTCGCCCGCGTCGTCGGCCTCGTCGCCGGTCTCATCGTCGTCGGTGTCGCCGTTGATGACCCGAAGGGCGGCGTCCCTCGCCTCGGTGCGGATCGTCTGCGCCTCCCGCACCTCGGCGGCCAGGGTGGCGGCGTCCTGCAGGTCGGCGAGGGGGGTGGCCTCGTCGGCGGCGAGCGCCTGGATGCCGGCGAGCACCGAGTCGAGCGCGTCGGACGGCAGGTCGGCGAGCGCCTGACGGAACTCGGACCGCTCGTCGTCGGACAGCGGGTTGTCGGCGTCCCCGAGGCGCTGGGCGAGAGCGATCGTCGCCTCGTCGGCGCCGGCCTCGGTGAGCAGGCGGATCAGCTCGTCCACGGTGGTTCTCTCCGGGTTCTCGTCGCGTGTCGGCGGGCGAGCGCTCGGGGACTGGGTCCGCACCGAGGCACCGGGGCCGGGACGACTGGGTCGACCCTTGCCGGGCTCGTCGATCAGGATGAGCCGGCTGTTCGCGGCGGGTCCGGATGCAGCAGGATCAGGTCGACGTATCCGGCCGGGACGCTCCGGCGTCTGATCAGGGTGGTGAGGACGACGGGGTGGAAGCAGCGCGTGGTCGGAGCGGTCGTCGCAGCGGTCGTCGTCGTCGGCTGCTCAGGCAGCGGCTCGGAAGTGTCCCGGGACCGGTGCATGGCCTACTTCGAGGACCGGGTCGGGCATGACGTGGCCGACGACGGGTTCTGGGAGACGTTGCAGGACTGCGCCCGGGAGGGGCTTCTCCCGGAGGGGCAGAACGACCCGGGGTTCTACGAGTAGGTGCGGCGCCGGTTCTGGTGGTGGCTGGCGAGCCGGGACAAGGACGTCTGGTACGCCGCCCGTCTGCTCACCGAGGCCGGGCGGCGGGTGACGGGGTGGGCTGAGCGGCGGGCTAGGCGGCTGCCGGCATCGCACGCAGAGCACGGATCGCGGCGGGGTCGCCCTGAGCGCGTTCGTAGGCGCGGCACCGGTCCCGGTTGCGAGTGAAGGTGGGGTCGTCGGGTCGACGGTTGGTGGGGTGCCACAGGTGGACGAGGTCGCCGGCCACCCGGCTGTCGGGGGCGACGAGGGTGCGGAGCGCGCAGACGAAGGCGACATCCTCAAAGCCCCATCCGCGGAACGTGGGGTCCATCCCGCCGACCCGGTCGAACGCCGACCGGTGGAGGACGAGCACCCCGCCGAGGGAGCCGGTGGAGCGGGCCATCGGCTGGTCGAGGTCGCCGTCGCGGGTCGCCGGCCAGACCGGGGCGCCGTCGACCAGCTGTTCGGTGGCACGCCGGTTGAGGGGCATGTACCGGACGTAGGGGAGCACCCACCCCTGCCTGTGCGCCGCCTGGGTGATCGCGACGGTCGCCTGGTTGTAGTCGATCGTCAGGTCGGAGTCGGCGATGATCCGCACGTCGCCGGTGGCCTTCTCGGCGGCGGCGTTCACCGAGGCGGCACGGGAGAAGGGTCGGCCGCCGTCGTCGCCGAGGATCACCTCCATCCGGTAGCTGTTCGCGAGGAGCCGCTGCCAGCGGCGCCAGCACCACACCCACAGCCGCTCCCGCCACTCGGACTCGGGCCGGTACGGGACGAGCACCGACACCGTCGGCTGGATCATCCGACCGCCGCCGCTACAAGGTCGAGCAGCGCGGCCGCCGCACCATCTGGGGTATCAGCGACCGCGGACCGTTCGCCGCAGGATGCGCGCCACTGGAGCACACCGTCGGTCTCGGAGACGGTGAACGACACGGCGTTGCCGTCGCAGAGGGCTTCCACCGCGCGGACCATCGTCAGGAGGTTCCCGCCGGGCATCGCCGTCACCGACCCGGTGAAGGGAGCGAGGGAACCATCCACGAGTCGGCGGTGCTCACGACAGCGCGTCCTCTAGGACCGAACGGTTCCTGTCGGCGCACTCGCTGTGCCAGACGTAGCCGCCGCTCTCCACATGCTCGCCGCGGTCGCTCCACACGTCGTCGCCGCACCACTCGCAGATGCCGACATGCAGACCAGCGGCTATGGCCGCGGCGCGGGTCATGTCGTCGCTGCTCACGACACGGCCACCACGACGAGAATCGCACCCACCGCTGCGACGAGGATCACGGCGTCGGCGTCCTCCGCTGGCCATTCCACGTCCGGCGGAGGGCCGAGGAACATGTACCGAGCCGCCGAACCGGGCCGCACGCGATGCAGCACGCACTCGACCAGCCACGCCCACACCGGCTTCTCCCCGACAGCCCCGTAGCGGCGGCCCACCCACCTGCAGAACCGCTCTGCGCTACCCACGGCGCAGCCGCTTCGCGACGGCCGACGGCTCCCGGCGGACCGGGGCGACCTGGGACCGGGCGTAGGCGAGAGCTTCCGGCTCGAGATGGCGGGTGCGTCGCTCGAGCGTGGCGAGCCGGGCCGACAGGTTCTGCTCCATCCCGTGCATCGCGTCGACCAGCATCATCACCGAGGAGCCGTCCAGCTCCAGCGTCGCCCGCAGGTCGGCCCGCTGCCGCTTCTCGCATTCGGCGCAGCGGCGCACCATGCCGGCGGCGACGAGCGCGACCGTCTCCCCGGCGTCGGTCGTCGCCGCCATCCGCACCGACGCGGGCATCGGCAGGCCGGAGGCGGTGATCGTCTCCCGGCGGATCGGGAAGCCGCCGACGTTGACGGCGAGCAGGCCGACCAGCTCGCCGCCCCGCCAGTCTCCCGACAAGCAGAGCCCGCGGAGCACCCGCACCTGCGCCGCGGTCACGTCGGGCAGAAGCACGCCGGCCACCCAGGGTCCGTGGCGGCCGTTCGACACTCGGACATCGGCCCAGCCGAGGCCGGCGTGGGCGTAGTGGTCGCGCGCTTCGGACGGGCTGACGCCACGGGCGGTGGACGCGTGGTCGCAGCCGACCACCAGACGGCCGGTGTTTACCTCGGTCCCGTCGGCGCAGCGGGTCAGCCCCGTGTGGAACGACGCGTACGACTCGGGGCGGGGCGGGGACACGCAGGCGCCGGGGAAGCCGACATGGCAGGCGCCCCAGCAGGCGGCGTGGCCGTACACCCGGCCGTCGTCGGTGATGGTCAGCGGCACCGCCTGCCGGCCCTGGCCCTGGTCGACGTAGCGGTCGTCGCCGTCGTCCGGCTCCGTCATGTCGAACCAGGCTCGTGCCGGCAACGGCGGTGCGGCCGACCCGGCGGCCACCCGCGCCTCGTCGTCACCCGCCGTCTCGCCGCCCTCCAACGTGACGTAGGCGCGGGCGAAGGCGGGCATCGGCTCGACCGTCATGCCGATGATCTCGTAGGCGAGGAACCGCCAGCGGGTGCACCACTCGACCCCGTCCTCGTCCTCCTCCGTCTCCGCGCATTCGACTTCGACGGCGCCGGGGTCGACGGACACGCCGAACCGGCCAGCCCCGGCGATGATCGACCTCGCCTCCCGGCCGGCGTCGATCGCGAACCAGCGGCCCCTGCCCTGCGGCGCCGCCCGCTCTCCCAGCCCCGTCACCTCGGTGAAGAACCCGGCGAGGCGGGCCTCCCAGTGTGCCGGCAGGTTCTGGGTCTGGACGAACACCGGCATGGTGCTCACCGCCGGGTCGCGGGCCGTCCACGTGCAGTCGGTGAAGTCGCGGCCGTCGCCGGTGTCCTCCGAGAAGGCGAGCTCGGAGTACCACACGTCGGGCAGAAGTTCCGACTCGTTGACCCCGGCGGCGGCGGTGACGGTGTCGCCTAGCGCGGAGGCGACGAGGGCGACCGCCTGCTGCCGGGTGGGCACTTCGGTGGTGGTCCCGTCGCGGGTGTCGACCACCTGGACCGGGCCGTCGGCGCGCTGCTGGCGGATGGTGAACATCAGGCGGCCTCCTCCCCGGCGTGCCGGGTGTCGGGAAGCTGGTCGGCGGTGGGAGCTTCCACCAGGGTGGGGACCAGCGAACAGGTGCAGCCGGCGTGGTCGCCCGGCATGTAGTACGCGAGCCGCAGCCAGTCGCCCTCCGCACCCACACGCAGGACAGGGGCGGTGAAGTCGGCGAACTCGGTGCCGTCGAGATCGACATGCGGTTGGAACGGGCGGACTGCGCCGCCGTGCGTCCACGCCCACCCGCCGACCACGACGCCGGCTTCGGCGAGCACATCCGTGGTGGTCGGCCCGGTGGCGACCCCGAGCACCGGTGCCCCGTCGCCAGTGACCACGCCTCCCGCCGGGGTGTCAGCCAGATCGGTGTGGCCGCCCGCCGCGGCGAGCGCTCGCCGGACGACGCCGGCTTGGACGGCCATCGACGGGTCGTGCTCCCCGTTCGGGGGTTCGTCGTCGGCGGGGTCGAACAGCCGCCGCGACGCCAACGCGAGGAGGGCGGCGAGGAGGAGGCCCCAGCCGCGCTCCCGGTCGGTGTCGTGTCGGGCAGCCCACGCCTCGTCGTCGGCGTCCACGAACGGCGACACCGCCTGCCTCGCTCGCCGCTGAACTGCCGACACCCACGTGTCGTACTTGTCGGCCAGCCCGTCGAACACGCCATCCAGCGGGTCGCCGGCTTCGGCTACGACCGGATGGTCCCGTCCGAGCGCCCGGCCCACGTCCTCGGGGCGGACGTTGCGGAGCTGGGCGCGCAGGGCGGTGTCGCCGTTCGCCTTCGACCGCAGCCTCGCCCCCGCGACGCGGAGGGCGTTGGTGAGGGCTGCGTCGCAGGCGACGTGCAGCCGGTCGAACAACGACCGGTCCATGTCGGCCAGCCGGCGGGACAAGCTGCTCAGGTCGCGGGTGCGTGCGGCGACCAGCGCGGGCATCATCCGAGACGACGCTGCGATCACCCGGGACTGCTCCCCGCCGGGCAGCGGATTCTCGGCGCTCACGCCGCCGTCCGTGCCGGTGCTGCGGGTCGCGATGGCGAAGCGGGCGGCGATCTCCTCGTCGGTGGGGGCGTCGTCGTCGGACGCGCCGATCGCCCGCCGCACCGCCTCGACACCGACAGCGGGGACGGGAAGCTTGTTGGCGTCCATGAAGTCCTTCGCCCGGTTCGGGTGCGACACGATCGCCGACGGGTCGTCCCACACCACCAGCCGGTCCGCCACGTCCGCCGCGAACCCAGCCTCCAGCGCGGCGGGCCGGAGCCACGCGGAGGTCAGCGCCTCGGTTTGGAGGCGGACGCCGGGCTGCAAGTGGAACTGGTAGTCGGTTTCCGGGACCTGCCAGGCGGTCCAATGGTTCAGGTCGGCGAGGCCCTGCACGATCTCCGGGGGGAAGTCGCAGCCCTGGATGATGCCGGCGACCAGCCCCTTCATCCGCTCCTGCGTCTCCTTGTCGATCGGCCGGTCGAAGGTGACGTGCTTCGGTTCGCCCTCGTCCTTGCCGCCGCCGCCGATCAGCACGATCGGCAGGGCGCCGACCGCGGAGCCGGGGTCGCCGATCGGGGTGACCATCGCGTCGATGAACTCTTCGACCGCCTCGTCGAGCGTGCCCTTCGACTGGTCGGCCTTCGGCAGCCGCCAGGAGCCGGGGATCAGCAGGACGCCGTTCGCGGCCATCCTCGAGCGGGCCTTCCCCCGGTTGCCTGCGGCGAGCCACAGGAGTTCGTCGCAGTCGTCGAGCGTCCCCCACCAGACGGCGTCGGCGGCACGATGGTGGCGAGGATGGCGGCGCCACACGCGGATGAACACGTCGTCGGCGGTGACCGGGATGCGCTCGGTGCCGGCAAGGACGACCGGGCCCTCCGAGCGCCACTGCACCTCGTCGACCGACAGGACCTCCCAGGTGGCGGCCGGGTCGCCTTCGGCGGCGGCGCGGCCCCACCAGTAGCATTCGGCGGCCACGGTGAGGTTCAGGTCCGACACTCGTTGGAGTTCGCTCTGCCCGCCGTCCTTCGCTTTCCAGTCGGCGAGGACGTCGGCGGCGAACCCGACGAGGTCGGCGGGCGGCTTGTCGGCCTGGTCGATGTCGTCGGAGTCGAGCGCGTCCTGCAGTGGGATCGGCGGGGCGTCCGGGTCGACGGTCCAGGCGGGGAACAGGCGGACCATGCCGACGGCCGACGCGCGACGGTTGTACGCGTACTTGAGGAAGCCGACCTTGTCGTAGACGTTCCACGCTCTGGTTTGGACGGGGGTCGGCCGGCGGCGGGAGCGGCGGGCGGTGCCGTCGCCGAGGTCGAGTTTCGCTGCGGACGCGACGATCGTGCCCGGCTGGCGGAGGCTGCGGAACCGGTCGAGGATCGCCATGTCAGGCGGCCCGCTCGACGCTGATGTTGCGGTAGTCGACCATGTCGCCGGACCGG encodes:
- a CDS encoding major capsid protein, which encodes MDELIRLLTEAGADEATIALAQRLGDADNPLSDDERSEFRQALADLPSDALDSVLAGIQALAADEATPLADLQDAATLAAEVREAQTIRTEARDAALRVINGDTDDDETGDEADDAGDEANTGDDEGEDGDAANGEDDATADTPEPVAAAATPTPRRRPTVAAVARRQAATGRRPTAATADPGAATHGRGRTEVRLAVGAATGRTGQATTADLFAAAADMAHRMGARDGQRTVGEAVIEYPEDRRFTDSPVVNAERIAALQAAAAGPDPTALAAAGGFGCAPAQPIYDVPVWGTDVRPFRDAMVDMQAPRGRVTAVEPMTVADLAGSAVIYTAAMDEAVDPDDPATWKPCVEVDCDTEDAELHAATSCITLGVFETRAHPEKVPAIERLATVVHARVAEQKLRDLFRAHPRVFAQTVGAQVSALPDLMFAVDVALATVGSAHRLGDQAWRLVLPDWTDRLVSIDRSRQLPATGDEMRYARQQFVADLQSRGVNVTFSPDLQVLAAPTADGALPSFPATVRWLLYPEGSLFFLNGGELRVDAYRDDELVRTNRYRQFMETFEGLLFRGVLGIDGTSTLCASGARIGAIDFACDPQSGAQGGEAA
- a CDS encoding galactosyltransferase-related protein yields the protein MIQPTVSVLVPYRPESEWRERLWVWCWRRWQRLLANSYRMEVILGDDGGRPFSRAASVNAAAEKATGDVRIIADSDLTIDYNQATVAITQAAHRQGWVLPYVRYMPLNRRATEQLVDGAPVWPATRDGDLDQPMARSTGSLGGVLVLHRSAFDRVGGMDPTFRGWGFEDVAFVCALRTLVAPDSRVAGDLVHLWHPTNRRPDDPTFTRNRDRCRAYERAQGDPAAIRALRAMPAAA